One Amblyomma americanum isolate KBUSLIRL-KWMA chromosome 8, ASM5285725v1, whole genome shotgun sequence DNA window includes the following coding sequences:
- the LOC144102802 gene encoding uncharacterized protein LOC144102802: protein MPALILFFKKAATDDHLLAAEAILEKLIDPSTKLYLEFLEYVLPFFANLNKETQSEETRIHLPHEKVSAMLKCILECYIKRDYLEATALSDVRYKDPAKFLPLEEIYLGAKATAALAGHTHGLNDNQVHIFRRRRRFTRVPPAVKFYEEPFVPCLPHSSAAIERVFSQVNLVKTKQRNRLSTQALCGLLHAKAKGALMDSCCYKFKITPSHLKRMNKDMYDD, encoded by the exons ATGCCTGCcctgattttgtttttcaaaaaagccgccactgacgaccacctgcttgctgcagaagccaTTCTGGAAAAACTAATTGACCCGTCAACGAAACTCTACCTCGAGTTCCTTGAGTATGTCCTGCCTTTTTTCGCTAACCTAAATAAGGAAACGCAGTCGGAAGAAACCAGAATCCACTTGCCCCATGAAAAAGTTTCGGCCATGCTGAAATGCATACTTGAATGCTACATCAAGCGGGACTACTTGGAGGCCACAGCGTTGTCCGATGTGCGGTACAAAGACCCAGCCAAGTTCCTGCCATTGGAAGAAATTTACCTTGGAGCAAAGGCAACTGCCGCACTAGCCGGTCACACGCACGGCTTAAACGATAATCAGGTTCACATCTTTCGGCGGCG GAGACGGTTCACAAGAGTACCCCCTGCTGTCAAGTTTTATGAAGAACCTTTTGTGCCGTGCCTGCCACACTCCAGCGCCGCTATCGAACGCGTGTTTTCGCAAGTCAACTTGGTGAAAACAAAGCAGAGAAACAGATTGTCAACACAAGCGTTGTGCGGTTTGTTGCACGCAAAAGCAAAAGGAGCCTTGATGGACAGCTGCTGTTACAAGTTCAAGATCACTCCTTCTCATTTGAAGAGGATGAACAAAGATATGTACGATGATTAA